Genomic segment of Bacteroidetes Order II. bacterium:
CTCTGATCAAAGCCCTTCCGCATCTGAAAGCCATTATGGTTTCGGCAACGGGCCATGATGTCGTGGATGGCTATGCGGCACAACTCCGGGGCATTCCCGTTTGCAATGTAGCGGGATATGGGCCTGATGCCGTGGCACAACACACCTTTGCGTTGTTGCTTTCGCTTATTAATCGTGTAGGAGAATACCAGAATGATGTACAAGCAGGTGGGTGGACACAACGTGGCGATTGGTGCTATTACCTATATTACCCTATTGAATTATCCGGAAAAACAATAGGATTAATCGGATTTGGGCAAATTGCCAAGCGCGTGGCCCGCATTGCTATAGGATTTGGAATGAAGGTAGTGGCTTATACACCGCGTCCGAAGCACCACCCCTCGGTCCATTTTTTGCCATTAGACGAGGTTTTTCAAATAAGCGATGTTGTTAGTTTGCATTGCCCTTTAACGGCCTCCAATGCAAACATGGTGAATGCAGGGCGACTTGCCCTCATGTATCCTTCTGCGTATCTTATCAACACGGCGAGGGGCGGCCTTGTGGATGAAAAGGCGCTACAGTTGGCCCTGTTTCGGAAACAAATAGCTGGTGCGGCACTCGATGTTTTGTCGGTAGAGCCTCCGCCCATAGACCATCCGTTGCTCGGCATAGAAAACTGTATCATAACCCCGCATGTTGCGTGGGCTGCATACGAAACCCGCAAACGACTTCTTGGCCTAATGGTGGAAAATATTCGGGCATTTTTGGCTGGCAAGCCTATAAACGTAGTCAATGGATGAAGATTATCCATTATTGCTTTATATCGAGTTTAGTGTGGGGAGCAGGGTGTATCCCAAAAACACCATCGCCCTTAACCGTTTCGGCAGCGGCTTCTCTTGCCGACGTGATGACAGCGTTGGCTTCGGCATACAGCAAAGAAGCCCCGCATCAAGCCATCCGGTTAAATTTGGGCGGGAGCGGTCTTTTGGCGCGGCAGATAGAGGCCGGTGCAAAAGCAGATTTATTTATCTCGGCAGATGTGAGTTGGGTGCGTTATCTGGCGAAAATAAAAAAAATAACGATAGTTGATACCAGTTCGATCGGAAATTCCTTGGTAGTCTTTGTTCACACCAAGGGCATGACCCTTCAACATGCCAAGCGCATTGTCCTTGCAGACCCCAGGTCGGTTCCTGCGGGCCGTTACGCAAAAATGGCCTTGTCGTGTATGGGCCACTGGACCGCTCTTTCCCCCAAAATGATTCCGGTGCAAGACGTAAAAGCGGTCGTTCGCACCTTGCAACTCCGTGCGGCGGACGTCGGTTTTGCCTATGCTACCGACGTACTCCCCCATTTGATCCGAATACCGTACCCCTCAGAAAACTGTTTACCCAAGATCCGGTATGGCATTGCGGCAACCAAAGACGGTTTGGGTTTTGCACAGTTCCTTTTGTCGGACGAAGCGAAAAAAATCTGGAAGAAATATGGGTTTAACGTATGATAGATAATGACTTGTCTTCGGTCATACTGCGTTCATTATGGGTGGCTTCTATGGCGGTAGGAGTGGGGGTGATTCCGGCGGTTTTCTGGGCCTTTCGGATGTCGCGCAAACACAATCTCTTCTGGGTGGTGATGGAATATTTTTTATATGTTCCAATGGTCTTTCCTCCGGTGGTCATTGGATGGTGGCTACTACAAATAAAATTTTTACAGTTTAATATTTGGGGGGCAGTGGTGGCCGCCTGTGTGGTTGCTTTTCCGTTATTAACCCAAACCATGCGGGCGGCCTTCGACCAAATAGACCCTTCATTAGAAGATGCCATGCGGGTGGATGGCGGGGGAAAATGGCCTATTTTTCGTTATTTATACCTTCCACTTGGATTGCCCGGTATGCTCGCAGGGGCGGTTTTGGCCTTTGCACGTGCCCTGGGCGAATTTGGTGCAACGATGGTGGTGGCAGGCAATATTCCCGGAGAGACCGAAACCCTGTCTCTGGCAATATATGCAAGTCTTCAACGGCCCAATGGAGAGATGTTTTTGTATCCGTTATTGTTTGCTTGTTCCCTGCTGTCTGTCGCAGCCGTATTGGTTCATGCCTTACTCCGGCAACTTACACGAAAACGATTGGGACAGATGTAATTCGCAACTGAACTACGCCTATATGGGGCTTAGGGTGAAAGGATGCAATGGCTTATTTGGAAACAAACACCAGACGTTTGTTTTGTCCAAAATCTATTAATAGCCACATAATAGGTGTAAAATAAAATTAATCTTTTGTAAGTGTAAGTGTAAGTGGTGTGGTACATATTTTATGCAGAAGCATTATATCGTGTTCTAGACTTATTGGTTGTGACTCTAATTTATCTTTTTAGATCCCCCATTAGCCCATTATAGAAGAAATGATGTACACGTTTATTCGGCCTATTTTTATTTTGCTTGTGCTTATATCGGGCCAATCGGTTGCAGTTGCTCAAAGAATCAGCCCCACTCCAACCGACTCTGTTCGTGTGGTGCGAATAGAACTAAAAGACGGATCGGTCTTGTTTGGGCAGGTCGCATCCGATGAAGGCGGGCTTTTGGTCTTGAGGTTTGCCTATGGCGAGACTTTGCGCATTCCACATACCCTGATCATCCGGCGCGAGGTGCTTGCTCAATCGCTTTCAGGGCAAATCATCGAAATTGACCCCAACCAAACCCGTCTTCTGTTTGCGCCCACGGCGCGTCCTATTCCGAAGGGTGATGC
This window contains:
- a CDS encoding D-2-hydroxyacid dehydrogenase; this encodes MPKIVVLDGFALNPGDLSWSSLQSLGETTIYDRTMSYEVAERCQSAEIIVTNKVRLEAALIKALPHLKAIMVSATGHDVVDGYAAQLRGIPVCNVAGYGPDAVAQHTFALLLSLINRVGEYQNDVQAGGWTQRGDWCYYLYYPIELSGKTIGLIGFGQIAKRVARIAIGFGMKVVAYTPRPKHHPSVHFLPLDEVFQISDVVSLHCPLTASNANMVNAGRLALMYPSAYLINTARGGLVDEKALQLALFRKQIAGAALDVLSVEPPPIDHPLLGIENCIITPHVAWAAYETRKRLLGLMVENIRAFLAGKPINVVNG
- the modA gene encoding molybdate ABC transporter substrate-binding protein, which codes for MKIIHYCFISSLVWGAGCIPKTPSPLTVSAAASLADVMTALASAYSKEAPHQAIRLNLGGSGLLARQIEAGAKADLFISADVSWVRYLAKIKKITIVDTSSIGNSLVVFVHTKGMTLQHAKRIVLADPRSVPAGRYAKMALSCMGHWTALSPKMIPVQDVKAVVRTLQLRAADVGFAYATDVLPHLIRIPYPSENCLPKIRYGIAATKDGLGFAQFLLSDEAKKIWKKYGFNV
- a CDS encoding ABC transporter permease subunit: MIDNDLSSVILRSLWVASMAVGVGVIPAVFWAFRMSRKHNLFWVVMEYFLYVPMVFPPVVIGWWLLQIKFLQFNIWGAVVAACVVAFPLLTQTMRAAFDQIDPSLEDAMRVDGGGKWPIFRYLYLPLGLPGMLAGAVLAFARALGEFGATMVVAGNIPGETETLSLAIYASLQRPNGEMFLYPLLFACSLLSVAAVLVHALLRQLTRKRLGQM